GAGCAGTACTTTGAGATGCCGGTGCGTAAAAACTGAGACGCCGGTGGTGCCATGGCTCGATAGTGACTCGCCTCGCAGGGTGATGCATGGAGTTTGGTTTTGCTGAAAATTTAAGCAGGTATAATTCAGCCCTCTTTTCCAGCGCCCGGTCTGTGTCAGACATTGCCTGCCGCAGAAACCCAATTCTCTCCATGCCCGCCCTGCACATTGGTCATATTCCATTGGCAAATCGTCTGTTTGTCGCTCCCATGGCGGGTGTGACGGACCGGCCGTTTCGTCAGCTGTGCAAGGCACTGGGGGCCGGCTACGCGGTCAGCGAGATGGTGACCAGCCGCAAGGACTTGTGGAACAGTCTCAAGACCAGTCGCCGAGCCAACCATGAAGGCGAGCCTGGGCCGATCTCGGTCCAGATTGCCGGCACCGAAGCGTCCATGATGGCCGAGGCTGCCATCTACAACATCGAGCGCGGCGCGCAGATCATCGACATCAACATGGGCTGCCCGGCCAAGAAGGTCTGCAACAAATGGGCGGGCTCCGCCCTGATGCAGAACGAGCCGCTGGCCGTGGAAATTGCCCAGGCCGTGGTGGAGGCCGCACGTCCCTACAACGTGCCCGTCACCCTGAAGATGCGCACCGGCTGGTGCGATACGCACAAGAACGCAGTGGTGCTGGCGCGCCAGTTTGAAGATGTCGGCATCCAGATGCTGACCGTGCACGGCCGCACGCGCGAGCAAGGCTACAAGGGCTTTGCCGAGTACGACACGGTTGCGGCCGTCAAGCAGGCCGTCAAGGTGCCCGTGGTGGCCAATGGCGATATCAGCAGCCCTGAAAAAGCCCGCGATGTGCTGGCCTATACGGGGGCGGACGCCATCATGGTCGGCCGTGCAGCCCAGGGCAGACCGTGGATCTTCCGCGAGATCGCGCATTTTCTGGCCACCGGCGAGCATCTGGCTCCCCCCCTGGTGGCCGAGCTGCGTCGTCTGCTGCTCGAGCATTTGCAAGATCACTACAGCCTGTATGGCGAGGGAGTCGGCGTGCGCAGCGCCCGCAAGCATATTGCGTGGTATCTGCGAGCTCTGCCGGGCGGGGAAGAGTTCAGAAAACACATCAACACTATTGAGGACTGTGCGGTGCAATGGCAGGCCGTGGCCGACTATCTGGATGCCCTGGGGCAGCAGATGGAGCGGATCCCGGCGGCCACGGCCGCTGCTGAACCAGGCAGCGAGCTGGACGAACCGGCAGAAATGGCTGCATGAGCAATCAGAATTTAGAACAAGTCGTTCGCGATAGCCTGGAGGGCTATTTCCGCGATCTCGAGGGCGAAACACCGGCCAATGTCTATGACATGGTGATTCGTCTTGTCGAAAAACCGCTGCTGGAAGTGGTGATGGGCCAGGCCGACAACAACCAGTCGCGCGCCGCCGAATGGCTGGGCCTGAATCGCAACACCCTGCGCAAAAAGCTGGTCGATCACCAGCTGCTCTGAATCGATAAAGCTACCGAATCCATAGCTGCAAGCGATTGATATATCTGCACTTGCAGCTTGTTTTTATCCAAACTTTGAATTGACGCCCATGAAAGCTCTGATCTCCGTCTCTGACAAGACCGGTATCGTCGAATTTGCGCAAGCCCTGCACGCTCTTGGCGTGCAGCTGCTGTCCACCGGTGGCACGGCCAAGCTGCTGGCAGGTGTGGGCCTGCCTGTGACCGAAGTGGCCGAAGTCACCCAATTTCCCGAGATGCTGGACGGCCGCGTCAAGACCCTGCACCCCATGGTGCACGGCGGTCTGCTGGCTCGTCGCGACCTGCCCGAGCACATGGCTGCTTTGAAGGAGCATGGCATCGAGACCATCGACCTGCTGGTGGTCAATCTGTATCCCTTCGAAGCCACCGTGGCCAAGGCCGGCTGCACCCTGGCTGACGCCATCGAGAACATCGACATCGGCGGCCCCGCCATGGTGCGCTCCGCCGCCAAGAACTGGAAAGACGTGGGCGTTCTGACCGCCGCCGACCAGTACGAAGCCGTGCTTGCCGAACTCAAGGCGAGTGGCAAGCTGTCCGACAAGCTGCGTTTTGCGCTGTCCGTGGCAGCCTTCAACCGCATTGCCCAGTACGACGGAGCGATCAGCGACTACCTGTCTAGCGTCAAGTTCGAAGACGAAAAGCTCAGCGAGGAATACGTGCCCGAGCGCGCCCTGTTCGGCGGCCAGTCCAACGGCCATTTCATCAAGGTGCAGGATCTGCGCTACGGTGAAAACAGCCACCAGCAAGCCGCCTGGTACCGCGACCTGTACCCCGCTCCCGGCTCGCTGGCCACGGGCGTGCAATTGCAGGGCAAGGAGCTGAGCTACAACAATATCGCCGACGCCGATGCGGCCTGGGAATGCGTCAAGAGCTTTGACGTGCCCGCCTGCGTGATCGTCAAGCACGCCAACCCCTGCGGCGTGGCGATTGGCGGCAGTGCCTTCGAAGCCTATTCCAAGGCCTTCCAGACCGACCCCACCAGCGCGTTTGGCGGCATCATTGCCTTCAACCGCCCGGTGGACAAGGCTGCTGCCGAAGCCGTGTCCAAGCAGTTCGTCGAAGTGCTGATGGCTCCCGATTTCAGCGCCGAAGCCCTGGAAATCTTCAAGTCCAAGGTCAATGTGCGCCTGATGAAGATCGCTTTGCCCGCCGGCGGCGCAACCGACTGGGACAACGGCCGCAACGCCATCGAATCCAAGCGCATCGGTTCCGGCCTGCTGCTGCAGACCTCGGACAACCATGAGCTCAAGCTGGCCGACCTGAAGGTCGTGACCGTCAAGCAGCCCACGCCTGAAGAGCTTCAGGACCTGCTGTTTGCCTGGAATGTGGCCAAGTTCGTCAAGTCCAACGCCATCGTCTTCTGCAAGAACGGCATGACCATGGGCGTGGGTGCCGGTCAGATGTCGCGCCTGGATTCGGCACGCATCGCCTCCATCAAGGCCGAAGCCGCCAAGCTGTCGCTGCAGAACACGGTCGTGGCGTCGGACGCCTTCTTCCCCTTCCGCGACGGCCTGGACGTGGTGGTCGATGCAGGCGCGACCTGCGTGGCCCAGCCCGGCGGCTCCATGCGCGATCAGGAAGTGATCGATGCGGCCAATGAGCGTGGCGTGGCCATGGTGTTCACCGGCGTGCGTCACTTCAGGCACTGATTGCTCCCCCTGAGGCGCTATCGCGCCTTCCCCCTCTCTCGATGCTTGGCATCGGGAGGGGGACGACAGCCTCGCTGCGAGGCGGCTCTTGCTCGCTGTCCCTTTGATGGGACATGCTTGTTCGGGTAATGTGCTCAATGGCTGGCGTCTGCCGGCCATACTTTTTTGTGAATCTGCTTTGGTATGACTGATCCCATCGACGACGAAGAAAACTACCCGCCGCGTCCACGCTGGATTGGCTGGCTGATCGGGCTGGTCATGGTGGCTAGCGCCTTAGGGGTGGCCAATATCGGCTGGCGCATCATGCGGGTCAGCACGGCCGAGAAGGCCGCTGATACGCTGGTGGCTGCCAAGCCCGAGCTGGCGGCAGCCCGAAAGCTGGTGGAGAGCGCAGATTGCATGCGCTGCCATGGTCTGGACCGCAAATTTGTGGGCCCGGGCTTTACGGAGATCGCACAGAAGTACGGCTTGCAAGCCGATGCCCAGAGCTATCTGGCAGACAAGATTCGCAGCGGCAGCGTGGGTGTCTGGGGCAATGTGATCATGCCGCGCCACCCGCAAATCAGTGAGGCCGATTCTCTGCAGATGGCCCGTTGGGTGCTGTCGGCTCAGGCGCTATCGGCTGCGGCGCAATAAGCCCGGTTGCGGAGATCCTGCGTGAATTCAAAGGCTGCTGGCGCTTGGCGCTGGCAGCTTTTTTTGCTTTGCAGCCTACGCAGGGGGGCCGGCCTTGCTTTCATAATCCGCACATGAGAAAACCCGCACCCGCTCCTGTGCCGAGTCAAGCCGATCAAGCCCTGCACAGGCCTGTGCACGCCCAGGCCCGTCAGCGTGGCTTTGTCTTCTGGGCCATATGGGTGAACATCGCCACCTACGCGATCTATCCCACGGCCAACTGGCTGGCCAGCCTGCGCGAGCAGCGCTATGACTTCATCACGCGCTGGGATGCCATGATTCCGCTGGTGCCGGAATTCATCTTTGTCTATTTCTCGTTTTTCCCGTTTCTGGCCCTGCCGTTCTGGCTGGTGGGACAGCCCGGTACGGCGGCGCTGGGCAAGCGCCAGGTGTTGGGTACGCTGATCTGCGGTCTGATCTTCGTGCTGTTCCCGGCAAATTTGGCCTTCGAGCGCGCGACTCCCGAATTCGAGCCCTATCGCAGCATTTTTGCGACCATGTTCCTGGTGGACAAGCCGCACAATCTGCTGCCCTCGCTGCACATCGTCTACACGGCGCTGACCTGTCTGGCCATCTGCCAGGCGCAATGGCAGCGTGGTCGCTGGGGGCTGTGTCTGCTGATTGCGCTATGGAGCGCGGCCATCTGCGCCTCAACCATGCTGGTGCATCAGCACCATGTGCTGGATGTGGTCACTGCGCTGCTGCTGGTGCCGGTGCTGTGCTTGCTGATTCGCCCGGCCGATGTGCCCCCGCAGCCTCCGCGCATCTGAGCGCGGCAGGACCGCTGTGCCGCGGGCCCTTTTTTGAATCTTGCGTCAGTGCTCGCTTGCATGCAGGACTGCAGCGCGATTTTTGAGCGCGGTGCAGGCTTTGTGAAGCGTGGGCCTGACTAGTCTGTTTTGAGACGGGTGTGCAGCCGGGCCTGCACAAAACATGCAAATGGACTGGTGATGCTGCAGGGAATCTGCGCGTTATTGGTGAAATCCCTAGGATGCCGTTTTGAACAAAAGGACCGGGCCGAAGGCGCCGCGCCAAAAGTGCGGCCAAGAGCCTGGGGATATGCATGCAGTGGCTGAAAACCAAAACCATTGAACAGGCGCTGGCCGATTCGGACGAGCCGGGCCGTCAACTTCAACGCAGCCTGGGCGCGTTCGACCTGATGATTCTCGGCGTGGCCGTGGCCGTCGGGGCCGGCATTTTCTCGGTGGGTGCGCGCGCGGCGGGCAGCTTTGCGGGACCGGCCGTGATCTTCTCCTTCATCCTGGCGGCCGCCACCTGCGCGCTGGCCACCATGTGCTATGCGGAGTTTGCCTCCAGCGTGCCGGTCACGGGCAGCGCCTATACCTATACCTATCTGACGCTGGGCGAGGGCGTGGCCTGGATCATCGGCTGGAATCTGCTGCTGGAGATGATTGCCGCCGGCGCGGTAATCGCCAAGTACTGGGGCATCTACCTGTCCACGGTGTTTGCCACGGCAGGTGTGGATATTCCCAGCACCCTGCATCTGGGAGCCATCAGCCTGGAGTGGGGGCCGTTCTTCATCGTGACGGTGTTCACCGGGCTGCTGATCCTGGGCACGCAGGAGTCGGCCCGGGTCAACAATGTGTTCACCCTGATCAAGATCGCCATCACCCTGTTCGTGATCGTGGTGGGCTTCACCTATATGGACCTGAAGAACTTCACGCCCTTTGTGCCGCCGGCCCAGCCGCCCGTGGCAGGCCATGGCGTGACCGCCGATGTCTGGGGCCAGCCCATGCTGGCCTGGCTGTTCGGTGCCCGCCCCAGCCAGTACGGCTGGCTGGGCGTGATCTCGGGCGCATCGCTGGTGTTCTTTGCCTTCATCGGCTTCGACGTGGTCGCCACCTCGGCCGAAGAAGTCAGGGAGCCACAGAAAACGCTGCCGCGCGGCATCTTCGGCGGCCTGGCGCTGGTGACGGTGCTCTACATCCTGGTCACGCTGGCGCTGACCGGCATGGTGCCTTATACCGAGCTGGCCAAGGCCGAGAATCCCTCGCTGGCCACAGCCTTCATCAGCGTGGGCGCCAACTGGGCTGCCCAGGTGATCGCCGTGGGCGTGCTGCTGGGTCTGACCACGGTGGTCATGGTGCTGCTCATGGGCTCGGCCCGGATCCTGATGGCGCTATCGCGCGACGGCCTGCTGCCGCGCAGCTGGAGCGTGACCTCGGCCAGGCGCAAGACGCCGGTACGCCTGCAGCTGATGGTGGGTGCCGTCGTCGCATTGCTGGCAGGCTTTACCAAGGTGGAGCTGCTGGAGGAGATGATCAACATCGGCACGCTGTCGGCCTTTGTGCTGGTCAGCATCGGCGTGCTGGTGCTGCGCAAAAAGCGTCCCGACGCCGGAGCCGGCTACCGAGTGCCTTTTGTGCCTGTGCTGCCTGTGCTCTCGGTCCTGCTGTGCTTTTATCTGATGCTGAATCTGACCACGCTGACCTGGCTGCGCTTTGTGGGCTGGATGGCGCTGGGAGCGCTGATCTACATGGCCTATGGCATGCGCCATTCGCGACTGGCTCAGGCAGATAAAAAGTGAGCTGATAGCGCATGATAGTAAATGATTTCAGTATGTTTTCTATCTGAAATCGTTTGATATAAAGCGAAAGTAGCTATCAAAATAAAAGCCCTGCAGGGAATGCCCTGCAGGGCTTTTACATTGGTTAGAGTGCTGGTCATGAGTACCGAACCCACCGAGACCACGCCGACCCGCTCCCCCACCCAGTCCGCCGAAGACGGCCAGCAGCGCTGCCGCTGGTGTCTGGCCACGCCGGGCTATGTGCACTATCACGACCGCGAATGGGGGTTCCCGGTGGACAGCGATCAGCGCCTGTTCGAGAAACTCTGTCTGGAAGGCTTTCAGTCCGGCCTGAGCTGGCTGACCATTCTCAACAAGCGCGAGAACTTCCGTGCCGCCTTTGCGGGTTTCGATTTCCATCGCGTGGCGCAGTTCGGCGAGGCCGATGTGCAGCGCCTGCTGCAGGACGCCGGCATCGTGCGCCATCGCGGCAAGATCGAGGCCGTGATCAACAACGCCCAGCGGGCCATCGAAATGGTCCAGGCCGAAGGCTCGCTGGCCGCGTTCTTCTGGCGCCATCAGCCGGCTGTGCCCTCGACGGGAGGGACCATTCAGGCCCAGACGCCGGAGTCGCAAGCCCTGTCCAAGGAGCTCAAGAAGCGCGGCTGGAAGTTTGTCGGGCCGACCACCATGTATGCGCTGATGCAAGCCATGGGCATGGTCAACGACCATGCGCCGGGCTGCATCACCAGAGCTGAAGTGGAGCGCGCCAGAGCCGCCTTTCAGCGACCCTGAGAAAAGCTCGGCGAGCTGCCCAGCTGCGCTCACTGTCGGCCGCAACAACAAAAAGCCCTGCAGGCATAGGCTGCAGGGCCTGGTGGGCGGGCGGGGATTTACAGCGTCTTGAACACTTCGCGTGCCGCTTCGATGGTGCGGTCGATATCTTCGTCGCTGTGCGCCGCGCTGACAAAGCCTGCCTCGTACAGCGCCGGAGCAAAGTAGTGGCCGCGCTCCAGCATGCCGTGGTAGAACTTGTTGAAGACCTTGCCGTCGGTCTTCATGACCTGGGCGTAGTGCGTGGGCAGCTCGGGCAGGAAATAGAAGCCGAACAGCCCGCCTTGCCAGTCCACGCTGAAGGGAATGCCGGCGGCATTGGCTTCGGCCTTCAGGCCCTGCATCAGGTGGCCGGTCTTGAGGTGCAGCTCGGCGTGGAAGCCGGGACGGCTGATCAGCTCCAGCGTCTTCAGGCCGCAGGCTGTGGCAATGGGGTTGCCCGACAGCGTGCCGGCCTGGTAGACGGGGCCCAGCGGCGAGAGCTTTTCCATGATCTCGCGGCGGGCACCGAACGCCGCCATGGGCATGCCGCCGCCGATGACCTTGCCCATCACGGTGATGTCGGGCGCAAAGCCTTCGATTTCCTTGGCGTACAGGCTCTGGGCGCTGCCCAGGGCAACGCGAAAGCCCGTCATGACTTCGTCATAGACCAGCAGCGCGCCATGCTCGCGGGTCAGCTCGCTGATGCGACGGGTGAAGTCCACCGAGGCGCGCACAAAGTTCATATTGCCGGCAATCGGCTCCATGATGACGCAGGCAATGTCACTGCCCATCTTGGCAAAGGCCTCTTCGAGCTGAGCCACGTCGTTGTACTCCAGCACGATGGTGTCCTTGGCCACATCGGCAGGCACACCCGCAGAGGAAGAGGCACCAAAGGTGGCCAGGCCCGAGCCGGCCTTGACCAGCAGCGCATCCGCATGGCCGTGGTAGCAGCCGTTGAACTTGATGATCTTGTTGCGGCCGGTGTAGCCGCGCGCCAGGCGCAGCGCGCTCATGCCGGCTTCAGTGCCGGAGCTGACCAGGCGCACCATGTCCATGCTGGGCATGAGGGCGCGAATCTTCTCGGCCAGCACGACTTCGCGCTCGGTGGGGGCGCCGAAGCTGAAGCCTTCGAGCACTGCGGCCTGCACGGCCTCGATCACTTCGGGGTGGCCGTGGCCCAGGATCATGGGACCCCAGCTGCCGATGTAGTCGGTGAACTGCTGATCGTTCTGGTCCCAGAAATAGGCGCCATGCGCGCGCTTCACAAAGCGGGGGGTACCACCCACGGCGGCAAAAGCGCGCACGGGCGAGTTCACGCCTCCGGGGATCACGCCCTTGGCGCGTTCGAACAAAGCGATATTCAGATCAGTGTTTTGTGTCATGAGAGGGGATCACAAAGCCTTCAATCGGCTTGGAGTCGGGTTCGTCATCAGTGGCGTCTTCGGCCTGCTCGTCTTCGGACTCCTCGTCCTCGGTGGGCTGGGCCCAGAAAAGACGATCCGGCAGATAGTGGCCCATGCCGGGGCGAAAGCCTGCATCCAGGCTGTGGTCCAGGTATTCCAGCGCCTCCAGGGTTGCGGCGCCCAGATCGTTGCCGGTGGCCAGCAGGGCCGTGATCGCTGCGGACAGCGTATCACCGGCACCTGTGAACGTGGCGTCAAACAGCTCGTACTTGCTGTTGCCCAATACGGACTGGGCCGTGGTCAGCACGTTGTCCACGAACTGGTCGGGCAGGGGGATGCCGGTCACCAGCACATAAGGCACTTCCAGCGCCTCGGCGGCCATGGCGATATCGCGCGCCGTGGGCGCGCGGCTGTTTTCCCAGTCCGGCAGCAGCCAGCGCCACAGCGTGTTGTGGTTTCCAACCAACACCGAGGTTTGAGGCAGGACAAGCTCCTTGAACGCATCCAGGTACTGATCCTGCTTGTCGTCCTCCCACCAGGACAGGTCCGGCATGTAGCTGATGATGGGAATGTCCGGGTAGTCCGAGGAGATCGTGGCAATGGCGGCCAGATTGGCGGGACTGCCCACGAAGCCGACCTTGATGGCGGTGACGGCAATGTCCTCCAGCACCATGCGCGCCTGCTCGGTCACCGCCTCGTCGTCGAGTGCAAAGTGCTCGTAGATGCGGGCCGTGTCTCTGGCATAGGCACCGCAGGCCACCGGCAGCGCATGACCGCCGATGGAGGAGATGGTGGCGATGTCGGCCGAGAGTCCGCTGGCTCCGCAGGGGTCACTGCTGTTGAAGGACAGCACGCAGACGGGAGCGGACTCTGTCGCTTCTTCCTGGCGGGTGCGGCGAGGGGGGGAGGAGGAGATGGGATTCAATGCCATGGCGCACCCCAGTTTGCACCCGGGAATGCAAGGGTGGGAGCCGGGGTTGTGACTAGATACAATCGTTGCATTCTATGTGAAGCCCCTTTAAGCTGTGACTGACCCTAAAACCTGGATGTGTTTGACCTGTGGCTGGCTTTATGACGAAGCCCAAGGCTGCCCCGAACATGGAATTGCTCCGAACACCCGCTGGGAAGATGTGCCCATGAACTGGACATGCCCGGAATGCGGTGCACGCAAAGAAGACTTTGAAATGGTGGAAATCTGAGTGCCACAGACACTCGATTCCATGGATGACCGAATTGGGAGGGATTCACCGTGACAGCATCTGCTGCGCCTTTGCGCGTTCTGGTTGTGGATGACAGCAACACCATCCGCCGCAGCGCTGAAATTTTCCTCAAGCAAGGTGGTCACGAAGTTCTTCTTGCCGATGATGGCTTCGATGCATTGTCCAAGGTCAACGACTACCAGCCCCAGCTCATCTTCTGCGACATTCTGATGCCCAAGCTCGATGGCTATCAGACCTGCGCCATCATCAAGCGCAATGCTCGCTTTGCCAGTACGCCCGTCGTGATGCTGTCATCCAAGGACGGTGTATTCGACAAGGCTCGCGGTCGCATGGTGGGCTGTCAAGACTATCTGACCAAACCATTTACCAAAGATCAATTGCTGCAAGCCGTACAACAATTCGCGCTGCAAGCTGCAGATGTGGGAGCTGCATCATGACAATTCAAAAAGTTCTGGTCGTTGACGATTCCAAGACGGAGCTGATGGCTCTGAGCGATATTTTGCAAAAGCAGGGCATGCAGGTGCGTACTGCGGAAAATGGCGATGAAGCGATGAAGCGCCTGGCCGAAGACAAGCCCGACCTGATCCTGATGGACGTGGTCATGCCCGGACAGAACGGCTTTCAGCTGACGCGCGCCATCTCGCGCGATCCTCTGTATGCCGATGTGCCCATCATCATGTGCACCAGCAAGAATCAGGAAACCGACCGGGTCTGGGGCATGCGTCAGGGCGCACGTGGCTATATCACCAAGCCCGTGGATGCAGCCGAGCTGCAAGCCAAGATCGCCGCTCTGTAACGAGCTGCGCTGCTTATGGCGAACCGTGAAGCCCTCCGAGATCTTCAATCCCGTCTGGCCGGGCGTCTGCAGGCAGCACGCAGCGAAGGCGTCAGCGTGGCTGCCTGGCTGGCAGTGCAGGCTGGCGGACGGGATTATTTGCTGCCGCTGAATCAGGCGGGAGAAATCTTTCCCTGGACTGGCGTTCAGCCCGTCCCATACACACAGGCCTGGTTTCTGGGTATCGCCAATCTGCGCGGTGCTTTGATGGGGGTTGTGGACCTGGCTCAATTGCTGGGCCATGGAAATGTCCGCAATGAGCAGGAACTGATGGACTGCAGCCTGCTGGCCTTCAACCCTGCCTTGGAGGTCAACGCGGCCCTGCTGGCCGATCGTCTGCTTGGCCTGCGTGGCGCCGACGCGTTTTCCAGGTCCGAGCCCCCGCCTGAGCACTCCCCGAGTTTCTTCGGAGCCGTCCATATCGATGCGAGCGGCCGCCGCTGGCAGGAGCTGAAATTGCAGCCCCTGTCTCAAACCGCCAAATTTTTGAGCATTCGTGCTTGAGGTTCCTGGATACAGCGCTATGTCCTTTGCACAGAAAATAAATAAGTTGTTCCGACGCAAGCCCAATGCGGCAGCCGCCAGTGGTGATAGCAGCATGATGGGAGACACGGTCGTACAGGATCTGTATGACGGCTCGCTCAACAGCGTGCAGGGAGCACCTTCCGTCTTCGGCGTCGAGGAAGCGGCCCGTGCGGATGAGCTGGTGAGCCTGCCCATTCTCGGCACAGCCACGACGGCCAAGCACCAGCGCACCCTGTTCACCCTGCTCGGTGGCTCGGTGCTGGTGCTGGTGGTGCTGTCGGCCTGGATGCTGCGCGAAGCCGGCAACTCCAACCAGCAGCTGGCGGCAACCGGTCAGGCGCTCATGCAGTCTCAGCGTCTGGCCAAGTCGGTCTCCATCGCCATGACAGGGGCCGCTCCCGCGTTTGCCGACGTCAAGGACAGCGCCGGTGTTCTGGCGCGCAACGTGCGAGCGCTGGCTGCCGGCGATTCCGATCTGGGCGTGCATGCACTGGACGGTGGTTTGCAGGACGAGCTCAGCTCCATCAGCACCCTGATGGAGCGCGCTGAAAAGAGTGCGGGGCTGATCCTCGGGCAGCAAAAGACGCTGACCCAGGTGGGCGACGCGCTGCGCACCATCAACCGTCAGTCCTCCGATCTGCTGGAAACCGCAGAAACCATTTCATCGCTGAAGCTGCAGCAAGGCGCCGGCGCGGCCGAGATCTCTGCAGCCGGCCAGCTCGTGATGCTGACCCAGCGGATTGCCAAGTCGGCCAACGAATTCCAGACCCTGGAGGGTGTGAGCCCCGAGGCCGTTTTCCTGCTGGGCAAGGACTTGAACTCCTTCAAGGAAATCTCCGAAGGTCTGCTCAACGGCAACGCCGAGATGCGGCTGTCGGCGGCACGCGACCCCCAGGTGCGTGAACAGCTCGAGACGCTGATCAAGCAGTACGACGATACGCGCACGCAGGCCAGCGCCATTCTGGGCAATCTGCAAGGTCTGGTGTCGGCCCGTGAAGCGCAGGCCAGCATCAACAACGACAGCGAACTGCTGCGCCAGCAGCTGGAGCAGCTGCAGACGGCTCTGCAGGGACAGGGTGGGGTCAGCGTGCTGCAGCTGGCTCTGCTGACCATCGCCATCTTGACCGTGGTTCTGAGCGGTGTCGGCATCTCGCGCGTGCAACTGCTGGACAGCCGGGCGCGCCAGCAGGAAGCCGAGCGCCACCAGGTCGATGCCCGTTTGCAGGAACAGGAAGCCAAGCGCATCAACGATGCCAACCAGGCCGCCATTTTGCGTTTGATGAACGAGCTGCAATCGGTGGCCGAAGGCGATCTGACGCAGGAAGCCACCGTGACCGAGGACATCACCGGCGCGATTGCCGACTCGGTGAACTACACGGTGGAAGAGTTGCGCGCGCTGGTGGGCTCGGTGCAGAACACCGTGACCCG
This window of the Comamonas testosteroni genome carries:
- a CDS encoding rubredoxin, giving the protein MCLTCGWLYDEAQGCPEHGIAPNTRWEDVPMNWTCPECGARKEDFEMVEI
- a CDS encoding chemotaxis protein CheW, producing the protein MANREALRDLQSRLAGRLQAARSEGVSVAAWLAVQAGGRDYLLPLNQAGEIFPWTGVQPVPYTQAWFLGIANLRGALMGVVDLAQLLGHGNVRNEQELMDCSLLAFNPALEVNAALLADRLLGLRGADAFSRSEPPPEHSPSFFGAVHIDASGRRWQELKLQPLSQTAKFLSIRA
- a CDS encoding response regulator produces the protein MTIQKVLVVDDSKTELMALSDILQKQGMQVRTAENGDEAMKRLAEDKPDLILMDVVMPGQNGFQLTRAISRDPLYADVPIIMCTSKNQETDRVWGMRQGARGYITKPVDAAELQAKIAAL
- a CDS encoding response regulator, producing MTASAAPLRVLVVDDSNTIRRSAEIFLKQGGHEVLLADDGFDALSKVNDYQPQLIFCDILMPKLDGYQTCAIIKRNARFASTPVVMLSSKDGVFDKARGRMVGCQDYLTKPFTKDQLLQAVQQFALQAADVGAAS
- a CDS encoding methyl-accepting chemotaxis protein; this encodes MSFAQKINKLFRRKPNAAAASGDSSMMGDTVVQDLYDGSLNSVQGAPSVFGVEEAARADELVSLPILGTATTAKHQRTLFTLLGGSVLVLVVLSAWMLREAGNSNQQLAATGQALMQSQRLAKSVSIAMTGAAPAFADVKDSAGVLARNVRALAAGDSDLGVHALDGGLQDELSSISTLMERAEKSAGLILGQQKTLTQVGDALRTINRQSSDLLETAETISSLKLQQGAGAAEISAAGQLVMLTQRIAKSANEFQTLEGVSPEAVFLLGKDLNSFKEISEGLLNGNAEMRLSAARDPQVREQLETLIKQYDDTRTQASAILGNLQGLVSAREAQASINNDSELLRQQLEQLQTALQGQGGVSVLQLALLTIAILTVVLSGVGISRVQLLDSRARQQEAERHQVDARLQEQEAKRINDANQAAILRLMNELQSVAEGDLTQEATVTEDITGAIADSVNYTVEELRALVGSVQNTVTRVAQTTEQVDVTSTELLAASNEQLHEIRETGKSILDMAGRINNVSAQAQESAQVARQSLQAADSGLKAVQNAIGGMNSIRDQIQDTSKRIKRLGESSQEIGEITELISDITEQTNVLALNAAIQAASAGEAGRGFSVVAEEVQRLAERSADATRQIAALVKAIQTDTQDAVAAMERSTQGVVEGARLSDSAGTALSEIDSVSRRLAELIEQISSSTSREANMANGVAENIQHIFAVTEQTGEGTRTTAQQVRELSHMAEELRQSVSRFKIA